One genomic window of Candidatus Pseudobacter hemicellulosilyticus includes the following:
- a CDS encoding RagB/SusD family nutrient uptake outer membrane protein, giving the protein MKKIIIIAGCISTFLGACSKSLNIDPEGTMTREQLQEIVKTKPATVLEPMVTSMVSQVNGFVPQNSVDSRNFLISNLLLNLKGNDMVLAHVNGGWLSNDYQMQNYREENATRTALYWGMFYKWIFYANQVLDLIPADFDPSQATETNKLIMKYKASALTMRAFCYTYLLWLYQDDYFHGGKDKAGVPLYTTVAGEEDRAPAQEVWNQVITDATEAVALFKSSGLSNTASRTDFDASVASVVLARAALTTGNWPVAISAAEYVMAAYPTLMNETQYTTSGLSNISLPETIFGYDFSTASGKGTSSFPGWMNILGEGGYGGSQGSWVAIDQRLYDQISATDYRKGNFVADEFIEHQYASSVLPEKHYRYYSYKFAAPAIDANTPSYNQDDIYMRSSEMILTKAEAEARGGLDGDAQNTLYILAHERDPNYVRSISTGDALLAEIRLQRRIELWGESGFEFFDNKRWNIGVDRRGSANHTNLLVVPAGKLFTLQLPLATELNYNPLITEQNPL; this is encoded by the coding sequence ATGAAAAAAATTATCATCATAGCAGGCTGTATCAGCACTTTCCTGGGTGCCTGCAGCAAATCACTGAATATTGACCCGGAAGGGACAATGACGAGAGAACAATTACAGGAGATCGTTAAAACAAAACCCGCTACTGTACTGGAGCCAATGGTCACCAGCATGGTATCACAGGTAAACGGCTTTGTCCCCCAGAACTCTGTGGACAGCCGGAATTTCCTGATCAGCAATCTGCTGCTGAACCTGAAAGGCAATGATATGGTGCTGGCCCATGTCAATGGTGGCTGGCTGAGTAACGATTACCAGATGCAGAACTACCGGGAAGAGAACGCCACCCGTACAGCCCTCTACTGGGGTATGTTCTATAAATGGATCTTCTATGCCAACCAGGTGCTGGACCTTATCCCGGCTGATTTTGATCCTTCGCAGGCAACAGAGACCAACAAGCTGATCATGAAATACAAGGCCTCGGCCCTGACCATGCGTGCTTTTTGTTATACCTATCTCCTCTGGCTATACCAGGACGATTATTTTCATGGCGGAAAGGACAAGGCCGGTGTTCCCCTGTATACCACTGTAGCCGGAGAAGAAGACCGGGCGCCAGCACAGGAAGTCTGGAACCAGGTGATCACTGATGCTACAGAAGCGGTGGCCCTCTTTAAAAGTTCAGGACTGTCCAATACCGCCAGCAGAACCGATTTTGATGCCTCTGTAGCTTCCGTGGTACTGGCGCGTGCCGCCCTGACAACAGGCAACTGGCCGGTAGCCATTTCCGCAGCAGAATATGTGATGGCTGCATATCCCACCCTGATGAATGAAACGCAATACACCACATCGGGGCTTTCCAATATCAGTCTGCCCGAAACTATTTTCGGTTATGATTTCTCCACTGCTTCCGGTAAAGGGACCAGTTCCTTCCCCGGCTGGATGAATATACTGGGTGAAGGTGGCTATGGCGGCAGCCAGGGTTCCTGGGTGGCCATTGACCAGCGTCTCTATGATCAGATCAGTGCTACCGATTACCGGAAGGGTAATTTTGTAGCTGACGAATTCATAGAGCACCAGTACGCCAGCTCAGTATTGCCTGAAAAGCATTATCGCTACTACAGCTATAAGTTTGCAGCACCGGCTATTGACGCCAATACCCCCAGTTATAACCAGGACGATATTTACATGCGCAGTTCGGAAATGATCCTGACCAAAGCGGAAGCGGAAGCCAGGGGCGGATTGGATGGCGATGCGCAAAACACGCTTTACATCCTGGCGCACGAACGTGATCCCAACTATGTAAGATCCATCAGTACCGGTGATGCCCTGCTGGCGGAGATCCGGTTGCAACGCCGGATTGAACTCTGGGGTGAATCCGGCTTTGAATTCTTTGATAATAAACGCTGGAATATAGGGGTGGATCGCCGGGGCTCTGCCAATCATACCAATCTGCTGGTAGTGCCAGCCGGAAAGCTGTTTACCCTGCAGCTTCCCCTGGCCACTGAACTGAACTACAATCCTCTGATCACAGAACAGAACCCATTGTAA
- a CDS encoding SusC/RagA family TonB-linked outer membrane protein, with amino-acid sequence MKLTTLFVMVCCLQVSANSNAQTITLSGKNLPLATVFSAIKKQTGFIVFCNKDLLENARPVTCSVANMPLTEFLDMALKEQPLSYLVEDKTIVMMRRNVPEEKPASPFLTLLISISGQLINADTKEPIGSASVSVKNTKHGTTSDASGNFTLGNVDEKATLVISSVGFTPFEIPVARLMAIPAGGNEAVGANLLHRNSNGSFMLELKALPSALEEVVVLAFGSVKKKDLTGSVSTVSANVISQQHVTTLSRALEGTAAGLQLSTSSGQPGSEANIRVRGLGSLSAGSEPLVVVDGVPAAFPLSSYNPADIESIVISKDAASNSLYGSRASNGVILVTTKKGNRGKTKINFDVRLGQNSQGVPDFDIIKDPAEYYEIAWKSIYNYVRYNNETPAAGLHLDDAAARQYASNNLFRANAATLQNPNYLGNYMLYKIPDGTTLIDPATGKVRSDAQLLYYDDWNDYFIKKSTSQQYNVSLSGGNDKTDYFMSVGYMSDPSYVMGSDFNRYNARLKVNTSITKWLKGGMNISYARRYSNIPNYSGGTVNTNVFAFKDYFAPIWALYAHNEDGSIKHNAAGEVMYDLGTGETWSPYGATRRASFTGYSPAVYFEKDLTEQTYDDFSGRAFLEARFLKDFSFKVDFSIDNIYTYNRTYGNNESGTAARDYQGMVSGYWAKSMTLNTVQILNWNKELGNHHIDVLAGHEYRWAKNDYMSGSKSLMFAPDNPDMTNAIRINSLTGNGSKYGLEGYLARANYDFDSKYYLTASIRTDGSSNFRYDKWGTFWSLGGAWRISQEKFMLPLGDWLTELKLRGSYGTLGNQNVGANRWTDIWAISNTGSIENPVLGIYQSSVGNTALTWESNNVWNIGADIRLWDRLSLTVDYFRRKTIDMLWAKPLPASTGQSTKLENVAALQNTGYEVELGYELIRSKDLHWSVNLMASHYENKLLSIPAGVGSASLNGNYEEGNYLRGEGKDYYNLYMYKYAGVDKNTGEGLLYKELRATDNLSLYPGKSVGDIVTTKGSDGTKFEMGTASPDLVGGFNTQLQYKNFDFSVLTSWQIGGQIISLTYQNLTLNRLLGVHKDMAKGWTPENPDSNIPMFMNGAVNYFNRPVGGAQGQYSDWAMFDASYFNIKNVMLGYRLPQDLARRNGIESLRVFFSVENLHLFSAKKGLDPRTSFDGGSTLSAFGFPQTRTITFGLNLGL; translated from the coding sequence ATGAAACTAACTACTTTATTCGTGATGGTCTGCTGTTTACAGGTGTCTGCAAACAGTAATGCTCAGACGATCACCCTTTCCGGAAAAAACCTGCCACTGGCCACGGTCTTTTCCGCCATTAAGAAGCAAACCGGCTTTATTGTTTTCTGCAATAAAGACCTACTGGAGAATGCCCGCCCTGTAACCTGCTCGGTAGCCAATATGCCACTCACCGAATTCCTGGACATGGCTTTGAAAGAGCAGCCCCTCTCTTACCTGGTAGAGGATAAAACCATTGTTATGATGCGGCGCAATGTTCCGGAAGAGAAACCAGCCAGCCCCTTCCTGACCCTGCTGATCAGCATCTCCGGCCAGTTGATCAATGCCGATACCAAAGAGCCGATAGGTTCTGCATCCGTGTCTGTCAAGAACACGAAGCACGGCACCACCTCGGATGCCTCCGGTAATTTTACCCTCGGTAATGTGGATGAGAAAGCCACGCTGGTCATCAGTTCCGTTGGCTTTACGCCATTTGAGATCCCTGTGGCCCGGCTGATGGCCATCCCTGCCGGTGGCAATGAAGCCGTAGGCGCCAACCTGCTTCACCGGAACAGCAATGGGAGTTTTATGCTGGAACTGAAAGCCCTGCCTTCCGCATTGGAAGAAGTGGTAGTACTGGCCTTTGGTTCGGTCAAGAAAAAAGACCTGACCGGTTCTGTTTCCACTGTGTCTGCCAATGTGATCAGCCAGCAGCACGTAACTACTTTATCAAGGGCGCTGGAAGGAACTGCTGCCGGCCTGCAACTGTCCACGTCTTCCGGCCAGCCCGGCAGTGAGGCCAATATCCGCGTCCGTGGGCTTGGTTCTTTATCTGCCGGTTCTGAACCACTGGTGGTGGTGGACGGTGTTCCCGCTGCTTTTCCACTCTCTTCCTATAACCCTGCAGATATTGAATCCATTGTGATCTCCAAGGATGCGGCTTCCAACTCCCTCTATGGTTCCCGCGCATCCAATGGGGTGATCCTGGTCACCACCAAGAAAGGCAACAGGGGAAAGACCAAGATCAACTTCGATGTTCGTCTTGGACAGAACAGCCAGGGCGTTCCGGATTTTGATATTATCAAGGACCCGGCAGAATATTATGAGATCGCCTGGAAAAGTATTTACAACTACGTCCGCTATAATAATGAAACCCCGGCCGCCGGCCTGCACCTGGATGATGCCGCAGCCAGGCAATATGCCAGCAATAACCTGTTCCGGGCTAATGCCGCTACCCTACAGAATCCCAACTACCTGGGCAACTATATGCTCTATAAGATCCCGGATGGCACTACCCTGATTGATCCTGCTACCGGCAAGGTTCGCAGTGATGCGCAGCTGCTGTATTATGACGACTGGAACGACTATTTCATTAAGAAGTCGACCAGTCAGCAATACAACGTAAGCCTCAGCGGTGGGAATGATAAGACCGATTATTTTATGTCGGTAGGTTATATGAGCGATCCCTCTTATGTGATGGGCTCGGATTTCAACCGCTACAACGCCCGTCTGAAAGTAAATACCAGTATCACCAAATGGCTCAAAGGCGGTATGAATATTTCTTACGCCCGCCGTTATTCCAATATTCCCAATTATTCCGGAGGTACTGTTAATACCAACGTATTTGCGTTCAAGGATTATTTTGCTCCCATCTGGGCGCTCTATGCGCACAATGAGGATGGCAGTATCAAACACAATGCCGCCGGCGAAGTGATGTATGACCTGGGTACCGGCGAGACCTGGTCGCCCTATGGCGCCACCCGCCGCGCCAGCTTTACCGGGTACAGCCCGGCCGTTTATTTTGAGAAGGACCTTACAGAGCAGACCTATGATGATTTCTCTGGTCGCGCTTTCCTGGAAGCCCGCTTTCTCAAAGACTTTTCTTTCAAAGTAGATTTCTCTATCGATAATATCTACACCTATAACCGGACCTACGGCAACAACGAAAGCGGTACTGCCGCCCGGGATTACCAGGGAATGGTCTCCGGCTACTGGGCCAAATCCATGACCTTGAATACCGTTCAGATACTGAACTGGAACAAGGAACTGGGCAACCACCATATTGATGTGCTGGCCGGTCATGAATACCGCTGGGCCAAGAATGACTATATGAGTGGTTCCAAGTCGCTGATGTTTGCGCCCGATAATCCGGACATGACCAATGCCATCCGCATCAACAGTCTCACCGGCAACGGGTCCAAATATGGTCTGGAAGGTTACCTGGCTCGTGCCAACTATGATTTCGACAGCAAATATTATCTCACCGCCAGTATCCGTACGGATGGTTCTTCCAATTTCCGGTACGACAAATGGGGGACTTTCTGGTCCCTGGGCGGCGCCTGGCGTATCTCCCAGGAAAAGTTCATGCTCCCGCTGGGCGACTGGCTCACCGAGCTGAAACTTCGTGGCAGCTACGGCACCCTGGGCAACCAGAACGTAGGCGCCAACCGCTGGACCGATATCTGGGCTATCTCCAATACGGGCTCTATCGAAAACCCGGTACTGGGTATTTACCAGTCGTCCGTAGGCAATACCGCGCTCACCTGGGAAAGCAATAATGTCTGGAACATTGGTGCGGATATCCGTCTCTGGGATCGGTTGTCACTGACAGTGGATTATTTCCGCCGTAAGACCATCGACATGCTCTGGGCCAAGCCCCTGCCTGCTTCTACGGGCCAGTCTACCAAACTGGAGAACGTAGCGGCCCTGCAGAACACGGGATATGAAGTGGAACTGGGGTATGAGCTGATCCGCTCCAAAGACCTGCACTGGTCTGTTAACCTGATGGCTTCTCACTATGAAAACAAACTGCTCTCCATCCCGGCAGGCGTAGGCTCTGCCAGCCTCAATGGAAACTATGAGGAAGGCAACTACCTGCGTGGTGAAGGCAAGGACTACTATAACCTGTATATGTACAAATATGCCGGTGTGGACAAGAATACCGGTGAAGGCCTCCTGTATAAAGAACTGCGGGCGACAGACAATCTCTCCCTGTACCCCGGTAAAAGTGTAGGAGATATTGTGACCACCAAAGGCAGTGATGGTACCAAGTTTGAAATGGGTACCGCTTCACCGGATCTTGTAGGCGGGTTCAATACCCAGCTGCAATACAAGAACTTCGATTTTTCTGTATTGACCAGCTGGCAGATCGGCGGACAGATCATTTCTCTCACTTATCAGAACCTGACCCTGAACCGTCTCCTGGGTGTACACAAGGATATGGCCAAAGGATGGACACCGGAAAACCCGGATTCCAATATCCCGATGTTCATGAACGGTGCAGTGAATTATTTCAACAGGCCCGTGGGCGGCGCACAGGGACAGTATTCCGACTGGGCCATGTTTGACGCCTCTTACTTCAATATCAAGAACGTGATGCTGGGCTACCGCCTGCCACAAGACCTTGCCCGGAGGAACGGTATTGAATCCCTGCGTGTTTTCTTCAGCGTGGAAAATCTGCATTTGTTCTCGGCCAAGAAAGGGCTGGATCCCCGCACCTCCTTTGATGGCGGCTCCACGCTGTCTGCCTTTGGTTTCCCGCAAACCCGCACCATCACTTTTGGTCTTAACCTGGGCCTCTAA
- a CDS encoding GxGYxYP family putative glycoside hydrolase has translation MQYVRFMKKCLALFLCCCLTFSSTLFAQKPSPAYEGNWVLIPDSSSFIPYFSGCELAVRQGKDSLQLSWKWLGGNPHIDQFAVALNGKPSSYPIDNRVWPYENFMGVNYIPGTQGVATYIPGRPAAFTVKNRYQIKIAQGQDWMEHRDEYALSPNGQLLTVKHYRNHRSRPMKYVFRKAGDKTAWVHAMKNNWLLKEGMGENAFFVSLQGVVNMDTARLYLDYPKDWEYKESGNLQSFYERRLGYNFLPLNTIAQALATFKDHIKGYIVWDKESRSSLCVAFTMAGLRNAVVVTPELVPLMETYHIPLSANLQGRFNGKSDYEVFSWAWHTYRDSCSKDYVLWMGGVDGDQMMPGIADFGVARKALVVDLSTAPKDTLEYRLSDSIMAYMNRFALVVGWHSYAKDLERHYVTLASRHGLRVEGLNTFPNLSFTSRTPPSKDFRYKNNHQLVKGKNYVPQNKVYITCVQTDGLGLGSWNSPHRGSIPYSWEVTINWHWMAPVLLQYYYENATPNDYFFGSLSGPGYMYPKAIPDSLFVPLMQIADSLCKQLDLNVFETMDYSEGSSGTGNNDLPKDLVEKYFKAMPDMLGILNGYAPSYTFGMVDKKPFISYDYYLDERIPEQDAADDLNELIAINGRKPYFLALHVREWNDIERVKRILDKIQGPKEVIALDVFLKLAAANPTWKEYYLPRKK, from the coding sequence ATGCAGTATGTCCGTTTTATGAAGAAATGCCTGGCCCTTTTCCTGTGCTGTTGTCTGACCTTTTCTTCCACTCTTTTTGCCCAGAAGCCTTCTCCGGCCTATGAAGGCAACTGGGTGCTGATCCCGGATTCCAGTTCTTTTATTCCTTATTTCTCCGGCTGCGAGCTGGCTGTCCGGCAGGGTAAGGATTCCCTGCAGCTTTCCTGGAAATGGCTGGGCGGTAATCCACATATTGATCAGTTTGCTGTTGCGTTGAATGGCAAGCCATCTTCCTATCCCATTGACAACCGTGTATGGCCCTATGAAAATTTTATGGGCGTCAATTATATCCCTGGTACCCAGGGAGTGGCCACCTATATACCCGGAAGGCCGGCAGCTTTTACAGTAAAGAACCGCTACCAGATCAAGATAGCCCAGGGGCAGGATTGGATGGAACACCGGGATGAATATGCGCTTTCCCCCAACGGACAGCTGCTGACCGTGAAGCATTACCGGAATCATCGTTCCCGGCCTATGAAATATGTTTTCCGCAAGGCGGGCGATAAAACGGCCTGGGTGCACGCCATGAAGAACAACTGGCTGTTGAAAGAAGGAATGGGGGAGAATGCCTTTTTCGTGAGCCTGCAGGGCGTGGTGAATATGGATACGGCCAGGCTTTACCTGGACTATCCCAAAGACTGGGAATACAAGGAATCCGGCAACCTGCAATCTTTTTATGAGCGCAGGCTCGGTTATAATTTTCTTCCATTGAACACCATAGCACAGGCTCTGGCCACCTTCAAAGATCATATCAAAGGATATATTGTATGGGACAAAGAATCCAGGTCCTCGCTCTGTGTGGCTTTCACCATGGCGGGACTTAGGAATGCCGTAGTGGTAACGCCGGAGCTGGTGCCCCTGATGGAGACATATCATATCCCTCTTTCAGCCAATCTTCAGGGCAGGTTCAACGGCAAATCGGATTATGAAGTGTTCAGCTGGGCCTGGCATACTTACCGGGATAGCTGCAGCAAGGATTATGTACTCTGGATGGGCGGCGTTGATGGCGATCAGATGATGCCCGGCATCGCGGATTTTGGGGTAGCCCGTAAAGCCCTGGTAGTAGATCTCAGCACTGCCCCCAAGGACACGCTGGAATACCGGCTGTCCGATTCTATTATGGCGTACATGAACCGTTTTGCCCTGGTGGTAGGCTGGCATAGTTATGCTAAAGACCTGGAACGTCATTATGTAACCCTGGCCTCCCGGCATGGTCTTCGCGTGGAAGGGCTCAACACTTTTCCCAACCTGAGTTTTACCAGCAGGACGCCGCCTTCAAAGGATTTCCGGTATAAGAACAATCACCAGCTGGTGAAAGGGAAGAACTATGTACCCCAGAATAAAGTATACATTACCTGCGTACAGACGGATGGCCTGGGACTGGGTTCCTGGAACAGCCCGCACCGTGGCAGTATTCCCTACTCCTGGGAAGTGACCATCAACTGGCATTGGATGGCGCCTGTGCTACTGCAGTATTATTACGAGAATGCCACGCCCAACGATTATTTCTTTGGTTCATTGTCGGGGCCTGGTTATATGTATCCCAAAGCCATCCCGGATTCCCTCTTTGTGCCGCTGATGCAGATTGCAGACTCGCTCTGTAAGCAACTTGACCTGAATGTATTTGAGACGATGGATTATTCTGAAGGCAGTTCCGGTACCGGTAATAATGACCTGCCTAAAGACCTGGTGGAGAAATATTTCAAAGCGATGCCGGATATGCTGGGTATTCTGAATGGGTATGCGCCATCTTATACTTTTGGGATGGTGGACAAAAAACCTTTTATTTCCTACGATTACTACCTGGATGAACGCATTCCCGAGCAGGATGCGGCTGACGATCTGAATGAGCTGATTGCCATCAATGGTCGCAAGCCATATTTCCTGGCGTTGCACGTCCGGGAGTGGAATGATATTGAGCGGGTGAAACGCATCCTGGACAAGATACAGGGTCCCAAGGAAGTGATAGCGCTGGATGTATTCCTTAAACTGGCGGCAGCTAATCCCACCTGGAAAGAATACTACTTGCCCCGCAAAAAATAA